One Dictyoglomus turgidum DSM 6724 DNA window includes the following coding sequences:
- a CDS encoding sodium:calcium antiporter, whose product MGAILASIATTLPEISVSIISSFQGKGSLALGNALGSVLFNIAVILGISSVFRPIKVDDKGWRNALFLLILSGILGLMALNKYLSRWEGLVLIILYGIFLKRSIEKEEIYHQGKERKIVLMDIAYVFIMGGVVVLGSKFLVDSDDYWTYNCGFWNLLTRICQYSYLHKAFCSNKSYLNGKGVFILSTTYSSIGVFFFNGLPKKG is encoded by the coding sequence GTGGGAGCTATTCTTGCAAGTATAGCAACTACTCTTCCAGAGATAAGTGTCTCTATAATATCCTCTTTTCAGGGGAAAGGATCTTTAGCTTTAGGCAACGCCCTTGGGAGTGTTTTGTTTAATATTGCAGTTATTCTTGGAATTTCCTCCGTATTTAGACCCATAAAGGTAGATGATAAGGGTTGGAGAAATGCTTTATTCCTTCTCATTCTCTCTGGGATTTTAGGTTTAATGGCTTTGAATAAGTATTTATCAAGGTGGGAAGGCTTAGTACTAATAATCTTATATGGAATTTTCTTAAAACGGAGCATAGAAAAGGAAGAAATTTATCACCAAGGGAAAGAAAGAAAAATTGTTTTAATGGATATTGCCTATGTATTTATCATGGGTGGAGTGGTAGTTTTAGGATCTAAATTTTTGGTAGATAGTGATGATTATTGGACTTACAATTGTGGCTTTTGGAACCTCCTTACCAGAATTTGCCAATACTCTTACCTCCATAAAGCTTTCTGCTCTAATAAATCCTATCTTAATGGAAAAGGAGTTTTTATACTTAGTACTACCTATAGTTCTATTGGTGTTTTTTTCTTTAACGGTCTCCCTAAAAAGGGATAA